From a region of the Sesamum indicum cultivar Zhongzhi No. 13 linkage group LG3, S_indicum_v1.0, whole genome shotgun sequence genome:
- the LOC105157175 gene encoding LIM domain-containing protein WLIM1 isoform X2 encodes MPPLQRDSQALYAFLMEMANMSSFALQLSNYCSYEGVLYCKPHFNQLFKMTGSLDKSFEGAPRTARADRSTEQAPTYSKFSSLFAGTQDKCVACNKKVYPLEKVAVDGSSYHRTCFKCSHSGCVISPSNYIAHEHRLYCRHHHTQLFKQKGNFSQLDKVNGTA; translated from the exons CTCTATATGCATTTCTTATGGAGATGGCTAATATGTCAAGTTTTGCTCTGCAGCTGAGTAATTACTGTTCCTATGAAGGGGTCCTGTACTGCAAACCACATTTTAATCAGCTATTCAAGATGACTGGGAGCTTGGACAAGAGCTTCGAAG GCGCCCCAAGAACTGCTAGAGCCGATAGGTCCACCGAGCAGGCCCCAACATATAGCAAATTTTCGAGTTTGTTTGCAGGAACTCAGGATAAATGCGTTGCTTGCAACAAAAAAGTTTACCCCCTTGAAAAG GTAGCAGTTGATGGCTCGTCGTATCATAGAACTTGTTTCAAGTGCAGTCACAGTGGCTGCGTGATAAGCCCGTCAAATTACATTGCCCACGAGCACCGGCTCTATTGCAGGCATCATCACACTCAGCTCTTCAAACAAAAAGGTAACTTCAGCCAACTAGACAAAGTAAACGGAACAGCCTGA
- the LOC105157176 gene encoding pentatricopeptide repeat-containing protein At3g62890-like, with protein MQPHVCGRSLSQLLSRRPPISQIKQIHAQIIARSLALSRCSLTDSLIHCYLHSKNLSVARTLFDYYPSPSPPTLLWNLMIRAYSKLQYCSEAISLFRQMLTARSVPDEYTFTFVITSCAHQELAVHGQTVHGMVIKNGSLLNLYVANSVISVYSVFGMVDDAYSVFDEMTERDVFSWTSLVSAYAKNGNMRRAGEFFWEMPVRNDVSWAVMISGFVSCGRYTDALRYFHDMSCELKPNEAVLVCALSACAKLGSLDQGNWIHVYMDKNCISETSNIMTALIDMYAKCGRIDCAYRVFDKIPRRDVHNFTSMISGLAIHGLGEEAIRVFQQMLTDKLIPNDITILGVLNGCSHSGLVQQGSSIFYNMEILWGIVTKIEHYGCYVDLLGRAGYLAKAFGIVKTMPLNPDIVVWRALLSACRIHRDADFGERIINRLEQLDPQSCAGADVLLSNLYASLGKWEKVALLRKTMDKQKNQSDIGCSWIEVNGAVHEFRVADLLHPQIRDIRQKLSEILKRVGLVGYAADATHVSFDLSEEDREQAVAWHSEKLAIAFGIMNTPPRTSIRIVKNLRTCEDCHTALKAISKVYDREIVVRDRSRFHTFKEGKCSCKDYW; from the coding sequence ATGCAACCCCATGTCTGCGGAAGATCGCTCTCTCAACTCCTTAGCAGACGCCCTCCAATCTCCCAGATCAAGCAAATTCACGCGCAGATCATCGCTAGGTCACTCGCATTATCACGTTGTTCTCTGACTGACTCACTCATCCACTGCTACCTTCACTCCAAGAACCTCAGTGTTGCGAGGACCTTATTCGACTATTATCCTTCGCCTTCACCGCCAACTCTGTTATGGAATCTCATGATTCGGGCCTACTCAAAACTCCAGTATTGTTCAGAGGCCATCAGTCTTTTTCGCCAGATGCTCACTGCTCGATCTGTACCTGATGAGTATACCTTCACTTTTGTGATCACTTCCTGTGCTCACCAAGAACTGGCTGTACATGGGCAGACTGTTCACGGGATGGTGATAAAAAATGGGTCTTTGTTGAATTTGTACGTGGCTAATTCTGTGATCAGTGTGTACAGTGTTTTCGGTATGGTGGATGATGCGTACAGCGTGTTTGACGAAATGACTGAGCGAGACGTGTTTTCATGGACTAGTTTAGTGTCTGCGTATGCTAAGAATGGGAATATGCGACGAGCAGGtgaatttttttgggaaatgCCGGTGAGAAATGATGTATCTTGGGCTGTGATGATTTCGGGTTTTGTTAGTTGTGGGAGGTACACTGATGCCCTTAGATATTTTCATGATATGTCTTGCGAACTGAAGCCTAATGAGGCTGTTCTTGTTTGTGCGCTCTCTGCGTGTGCTAAGCTCGGATCGTTGGACCAGGGAAACTGGATTCACGTTTACATggataaaaattgtatttcagAAACTTCTAATATTATGACTGCGCTTATTGATATGTATGCCAAGTGTGGGAGGATCGACTGTGCATATCGTGTTTTTGACAAGATTCCGAGACGAGATGTTCACAATTTTACTAGTATGATATCCGGGTTAGCAATTCATGGACTTGGTGAAGAAGCTATACGTGTGTTTCAGCAAATGTTAACTGACAAATTAATCCCTAATGATATTACTATTCTGGGGGTTCTAAATGGATGTAGCCATTCTGGTCTTGTGCAGCAGGGCTCTTCAATTTTCTATAACATGGAGATTTTGTGGGGAATTGTGACTAAGATCGAGCACTATGGTTGTTATGTTGATTTGCTCGGCCGTGCTGGCTATTTGGCAAAGGCATTTGGAATAGTCAAAACCATGCCCCTTAATCCAGATATAGTTGTATGGAGGGCTTTGCTTAGTGCTTGCAGAATTCATCGTGATGCTGATTTTGGGGAACGCATAATTAATCGTTTAGAGCAACTTGACCCTCAGAGTTGTGCTGGAGCTGATGTGCTGCTTTCCAACTTGTATGCTTCGCTAGGAAAATGGGAAAAAGTTGCTCTTCTTAGGAAAACGATGGACAAGCAGAAGAACCAATCAGATATTGGATGTAGTTGGATAGAGGTAAATGGTGCTGTTCATGAGTTTCGAGTTGCAGATTTGCTCCATCCACAGATAAGAGACATTAGACAGAAGTTAAGTGAAATACTGAAGAGAGTTGGGCTAGTTGGCTATGCTGCTGATGCCACACATGTATCATTTGATTTGAGTGAAGAAGATAGAGAGCAAGCAGTAGCTTGGCATAGCGAAAAGCTAGCAATTGCTTTTGGGATCATGAATACTCCGCCTAGGACTTCTATAAGAATAGTAAAAAATCTAAGAACATGTGAGGACTGTCACACTGCTCTGAAGGCCATTTCCAAAGTTTACGACAGAGAAATTGTTGTTAGAGATCGTTCTCGTTTCCACACTTTTAAAGAAGGAAAGTGTTCGTGTAAGGATTATTGGTAG
- the LOC105157396 gene encoding uncharacterized protein LOC105157396, with the protein MKMNPGHYVALLLTTTLYSSTAAAAKNGNNNTTPLRITRIKLLRPTDTLLLGHVYRLLTSQEVMKGLWAKKQAKMKQQRPGLIPDKYGKITAVETLINPDFEAVIRKNDVEMKSKQVKEERQRSRKNRAVNSGVSKSRGWQPSLNSISEAGT; encoded by the exons ATGAAGATGAATCCCGGCCACTACGTCGCCCTCCTCCTCACCACCACCCTCTACTCCTccaccgccgccgccgccaaGAACGGCAATAATAACACCACCCCACTTCGCATAACCAGGATTAAACTCCTCCGCCCAACTGATACTCTTCTTCTTGGCCATGTCTACAGACTCCTCACATCTCAag AAGTAATGAAAGGGTTGTGGGCAAAAAAGCAGGCGAAGATGAAGCAGCAACGGCCGGGATTGATTCCTGACAAGTACGGAAAGATCACGGCCGTCGAAACACTAATAAATCCAGATTTTGAAGCAGTAATTAGGAAAAATGATGTGGAGATGAAGAGCAAGCAG GTAAAGGAGGAAAGGCAGAGGTCAAGAAAGAATAGAGCAGTAAATTCAGGTGTGTCCAAATCCAGGGGCTGGCAGCCATCATTAAACAGCATCTCTGAAGCTGGAACCtga